A single region of the Enterococcus mundtii genome encodes:
- a CDS encoding helix-turn-helix domain-containing protein, which produces MKTFQLNFITNKPLIRWLQILNEFEKNACCNANDLAILTESTSRTIGKDICQIRDYFEDSITIESTHQGYVFKQLKLVTYEEKKTALLENEPLFLILEKIFFAELYTLDDWSDQLHLSKTTLLKYLKKIQSQLVHFDLDITHDPVNIIGQEADIRHFFCTFFYESEITPHTIFPSVSAQQAVNEISCLYKNDFYRNTSFFLYTYLLYISVERFMQGNTVNVNNHLRCVLTDRMQQVHAEKINDVIEKYYGIRLPEDELIFLFCSIITQRKMSDIIVEKQFCSTYNQWPESKRLAKEFLEILDCSDENKLVNLIFLESFFTTAKLKEYLCISANRNTQDINRFIKKIFPNECRKYQYFLENSSAYHSLYSHDFLVDFASSLVIYVETIRERYWKNKKNIAFLFEGNNHVIQFIEAISNKYFMEYQCVFYPNASEVNKNYLLKNKIDFLITNHPEHVEEFQEVTECILFRSIPSASDWNRLLEKINPKIINQYFLADKTSFPSSICE; this is translated from the coding sequence TTGAAAACATTCCAACTGAATTTCATTACCAATAAACCACTGATACGATGGCTTCAAATCCTCAATGAATTTGAAAAGAATGCTTGTTGCAACGCGAATGACTTAGCAATACTTACTGAGAGCACTTCTAGAACAATTGGTAAAGATATCTGTCAGATCCGAGATTATTTTGAAGATTCGATCACGATTGAATCTACCCATCAGGGGTATGTATTCAAACAATTAAAATTAGTTACTTACGAAGAGAAAAAAACTGCTTTACTTGAGAACGAGCCACTTTTTTTAATTCTTGAGAAAATTTTTTTTGCTGAATTATATACCCTTGACGATTGGTCCGATCAGTTACATCTCTCTAAAACGACCCTCTTGAAATACCTCAAAAAAATCCAATCACAGTTAGTTCATTTTGATTTGGATATCACGCATGATCCCGTAAATATCATTGGTCAAGAAGCAGATATACGACATTTTTTTTGCACGTTCTTTTATGAATCTGAAATCACTCCGCACACCATCTTCCCTTCTGTTTCCGCTCAGCAAGCGGTGAATGAAATCAGTTGTCTGTATAAGAATGACTTCTATCGAAATACCTCATTTTTCTTATACACTTACTTACTTTATATCTCGGTTGAGCGATTCATGCAGGGAAATACTGTGAACGTAAATAACCACTTGCGCTGTGTCCTGACTGATCGGATGCAACAAGTACATGCCGAAAAAATAAATGACGTAATTGAAAAATATTACGGCATCCGTTTGCCTGAAGATGAACTGATTTTCTTATTCTGTAGCATTATTACACAGAGAAAAATGAGTGATATCATTGTTGAAAAACAATTTTGTTCAACATACAATCAGTGGCCAGAAAGCAAACGACTTGCAAAAGAGTTTCTAGAGATATTAGACTGTAGCGATGAAAATAAGCTCGTCAATCTGATCTTTTTAGAATCTTTTTTTACAACCGCGAAACTGAAAGAATATTTGTGCATTTCTGCTAATCGAAATACGCAAGATATCAATCGATTTATTAAAAAAATCTTCCCGAATGAGTGTCGTAAGTACCAATATTTTCTAGAAAACAGCTCGGCTTATCATTCGCTATACTCTCATGACTTTTTAGTAGATTTCGCTTCTAGCCTAGTGATCTACGTTGAAACCATTCGAGAACGCTACTGGAAAAACAAAAAAAATATTGCCTTTCTTTTTGAAGGCAATAATCATGTCATACAGTTCATTGAAGCCATATCGAATAAATATTTTATGGAATATCAATGTGTGTTCTATCCAAACGCTAGTGAAGTAAACAAGAACTATCTTCTTAAAAACAAGATTGATTTTTTGATCACTAATCATCCTGAACATGTAGAAGAATTCCAAGAAGTAACAGAATGTATTCTTTTTCGGTCTATTCCTTCTGCTTCTGATTGGAATCGCTTACTCGAAAAAATCAATCCGAAAATCATCAATCAATATTTTTTAGCTGACAAAACGAGCTTTCCCTCATCCATATGCGAATGA